From Halorussus salinus:
GCGGTGGCGAGACGCTTCAGTTAGATACTGATGGCGACTCAGTGACCGTGGAAGTCGAAATCCTCGACGAAACCGGTGTGATCGGTTCGTTCCAAGGCGGTACCGCTGGTGAAGAGAAAGTTAAGTTCACCGGCCCGAACGGGAACTCGATCACTGTCGACTCCGACTCAACTACGGACAACGTGCTTCAGTTCACAGAGAACGTAGTCCTGGAAAATAGTGGCGAATCTGTCTCCGTGGCCTCTGGGACTCCCGCAGCGACTCAGACCCTCGCATATCGGGCGACTAGCGAAACGGACACGTCCGCTCAAATCTCGGAGGTCAATCTCGTCGTTCTCCGCGGTGCCGGTGCGGGCGATATCGACATGAGCGGAACGATCATCTCGTTCACCGCGCCCGACGGCAGTCACTCGCTGACCTACAGTTCCGACGCAGCACAAGAGGACGAGTCGTTCACGATCAGCGCGGTTCAAGATGACGACGACACGGCGCCTGTCCTCTCCTCCGGCGACCGGTTCAAGCTTACGGTCAACCCTGGAACCCTCGATGCAGGTTCGACGGCGACGCTAAAGATTACGACGCAGTCTGGCGCGACGAAGGTCGTGCAGATTCGCGTGCCGGATTCGCTGGCAAACAAGGAAGCAGTCAACCTGTAGCCTGCTTTCTGCCTTCCTTTCGACTCTCATTTTATTGGCTGGCAATTATTCAGATGTTTCATACAACTTGACTGAACGTCACCGTCTAGTTTTCCTTCTCAACCGGCGTTGTTCAGCGAGCGCTGGGTGCGGTCGCTAGAAATTATAATAATGGACGAACGATGCAAGCCACTGGCGGACGCTCCGCTGATTGACCACCAACAATGAATAAAAACGATTGATCCGCATCTGCAGGGTATGAAACCACTTTTCGATGAGGTTTCGGTCCGCATAGCCAAGCCGCCCGCTCAGTCTTAATCGAGAGAGGGCAGTTTGATAACCAAAGCCATCGGCGAGAACCGCAGTTTCCGAACAATCGTGTTTCTTGGTGAGACCGTGGAGGAACGCAACCACCGGATTGGTGCCTCGTCGTCCAAACACGTGGCATCGAGCAGCACTCTCGTGTCGAGGTCGATTGCAGCATATACCCACTATCACTCACCGTTAATCCGGACAGTGGTCTCGTCGATTGCGACGCGCGTCGGCTGCGCCGACAGCGAGTCAGAAACGCTGTCAGACAGCCGATGTACTGTATTCAGCATTGGATTTCCTTCTTTCACTCAAAATTTGGCAATTGCTAGATCCTATGTTGATTATCAATTATAGCTATGGGGATGACACTCATGGTTCTAACCTTTGAGAACACGATCTTAGATCTCGCCATACCCACGGCCAGTATATTTATAATTAAAATATTTTATATATATCCAATATAATAATTAGAATGACGTAAGAAGTCTAAACTTATAGTATTTGTTTTAAATATACATTGTTCCAATACGGTAGTAGCGAAGTGCAGCTTACCCCAAGAAATTCTTCCTTGACTGTTAACAAGGCAGGCGGTGTTGACGCATCCACTCCATACCACCTGCCGGGAGAAGATGAGACGCTCATAACCACGGCTAGCTGAGGTGAGAAAAACGTCACCTGATCATTTCTCGGGCGATTCTTTCAAACCTACAGGAACCCATAGGACTTTGCTACCTACTTAATAGCTGAGATTAATTTGCCCGTATTTAAGAGCTACAACATGGTAAAACTTCCTGTGAAGACTCGTTAGCGAATATAAACGCGATTAGTCTATGACTTCCCCCTAACCTTTTAGACAACAAATTGTTTTAAGTACTTAAATGAATATCCGCATAACTACACAAGGGGCAGGCTTTAGTACTTTGACTTTGATGCCGAAGATATGAACATAAAGACGGGATCTCTCATCGCGTTCCTTTTAGTGGCTACCTTCTTGGTTTCTGGGTCAGGAGTGGCTGAAAAGTCTTGTACTACGGAGAATTCTTCTAAAGTGTGTGTAAATGATTTGTCCGTATCACCTGGAATGTTATTAGTAGGCGAGAAGGGAAATATTTCGGTTGTTCTCGAAAATAAAGGGTCAGAGCCGGTGTCGGCGGTTGTGACTTTGAATACGGCTGGGCCGAATAATACAACCAGTATCTATCAGCTTGGCAAACCGACGCTTATGCCTGGAGAGACACGTACTGTCTCGACATCGTTGAATGGGTCTACGCCGGGTATTCATGGATTCCGTGTGCTGGTCTCTGATGCTGATTCCGGCAAAGTATATGGTACTTCTGAGATTGAGACTATTGAGGTCCGGTCAGAGCCTCCTGTTGAGCTTGGCGGCCCGTTTGACCGAAGCGAATTTGCACTCTTTGCTCTCCTCTTTTCTGTGTCTGTAGTCGTTGGCCTAATTTGTCGACAGTACAGGAAGAGTTGAGAATAGTCGGCGGTGCCTCTCATTTACTATCGGAGCGATATGTGAAATAAAGCGCCTACTACTCAGTTAGTAACACTTAGATTTACATACTCCGGTTGTATAACTACCAGACAGATAGACAATGAGTTCTTTACTGAACATGCGCTTTACTGTGTTATTTATCGCATGTATGATTGTTGCTGCCTCGGTATCTCCTCCTGTTATAGCTGGATCGACGAGTGAAACTCCTAATCAAGCTTCTCTGAGTGTGCCAACTGGAAGTTTCTCCGAGACGGTAGTTCGGGGTACCCGTGGAGAAAAAATTAACATTTCGGCGGCAGCTGACTCTCAGGCCACATTGAATCTTGGGTCGCCTGAGAACGGATTCTGGGTGCAGATGAATTTTAGTGGATCTACCGAAGTCACTCTTGACACGTACCAGACAAATATAGATGATATAGTCTCAGGTGGCCAAATTGAACAGACTGCCCGCCGTCAGTTTGGCAGACCACTTGCGGCGACGACGTACGATATGAATATTACTATTAATGGGCGTGAGGTCGCCCGCGGGAAGTTTATTATCGAACCATATGGAGAGTCGAAATTTGTTGATGACATTGATACGTGGATTGCTCCGGCCTCGAATGGAATGAAAGACGTAGAACGGCCGAGTGAGTTGTCGAATGCTATTCCTATTGATGCCGGTGAAAACGCGACTGTGCCACAGGGTCGGTGGGTGGCATTTCGGGTAAATACCTCTGGGTTCAATGATGGTTTCCTTCGGAGTGGTGCGAATGCCTCAGATCTATTCTCAGCGACGTTCACCGAGGTGAATCCAGATATAAATAAGCAGCCTCATACATTCGATTCGAGCGAGGTTAGGACGTTTGAGAGTGTCCAGCAGGAGGATGCGCTGTATCTCTTTGTGAATACTGGTCGTCATGGGATTAATGCTGGCTCGACTTATCGAGTGAACGTGAGCGCCAAGGGGAATTCTCCTTTTATTGAGTACCCTGAATCAATCACGACTAACTTCACAGTAATTGAGCCACAGGTAAACGTTGAATACTCAAGTAATCCGATGGTTGTTAATTCAACAGCAACCCTTCGGGGGACGACGACACTCCTTCCGGGCGAGACAATTAATGTCACTGCAAAATACGATGGTGTCCCACCAATCCTTGAGACGAAAGAAACTGAAGTGCGAATGAATCAAACGTTTGCCGTCACGTTCGACCTGAGTAACGTACGGCGTGGTGATAGGGTCATATTCACGCTTCCGGACCAAAAGAAATCCTATAAGGCTGTCCGAGCGTGGGACGTGCGACTCAACTATACTGGCGACAGTATCAATCTCCAGGAGGACGCGAAGATTGCGGGTGAAGCTAAACTAGAACCGGGATCTCAATTCGAGGTGCAAGCGAAGTACAAAGAAGGGGCTACGCGGTTCACGAAAACGAAACAGGTTGTGGTGACGCAGACTGGTGAGTTCGCCGTCAACTTCGATCTCAGTGACGCTTCACCGAAGGGCAACCTCTCAATTCGGATTCCGGAGTACAACAAGACGGTACCCGCAGTTCTCACTGAAACACCGCCGACAATCACGACGATTAGCACCGTCTCAACACCAACTACAACAACGACGACCCAGACCACAACTAAGACCACGGCCACTACTCAGACACCGACTACTACGACAAAAGACGTGATTACTCAGCGGGCGATAAATGAATCGCTCACGCAACGGCCAAAAGAATCCGGCCAGAGTATCCCCGGGTTCACAGCTATGAGTTCACTGGTGGGACTGTTGAGTGTACTACTCCTTATGCTGCGCCGTGCGTAGTTCCAGAAACGTTTAACGACATATGTTTACATCATATATTTAACCTCTTAATTTCCATAATCAGTACATTCACATTGGCCTAGTTCAGAAGTAGCCATATGCACGGAAGATTAGTAACTATGCTGATGGAACCAACAGCAGTTACTAATCTTCCATCGATAACTAATCGCCCTTCCTTCTCTAAACTCCAACTCTCCCATTTGCACAAATATAGTCGATCTCGACTCTCGTCGTTCCCGTCTCAGACGAGCCATCGAAAAGAGACGGTACAGAGAACTGAGCATGGACGAACGCAGAGTACAACCCCTTTCGATTGTGAATGAGGACAACGAAAGTCCTCGAAAAATGTCGTCAAACAGAGGGAGAGACTCATGAGAGTCCGGCGTTACGGGCGCAAGTGAGTATCGGTGCGCTTGTTCTTTTGATTGCGGCATTACTTATTGCAGCGACGACCGCAGGCGTGTTTTTTGAAATGACTGACGTTCTGCAATCTCAAACCGGCCAGACTAGTGGCGATGTGAACCAGCAACTAACAAACCGTGTCTCGGTAGTTGCTGTAACGGGGGTAGTGAATTCAAGCTCGCAACCAGCGACCGTTGAGACGATCCGGATTATCGTGAAGAAGGGCTCGGAGTCGGATGCAGTTAGCCTCGGGAACTCGACTGTCCGAGTTACTCAACCTAACGAAACGTCAATGGTAACGTATGCAGATGGCCCAGCGCCCACGAAATCTACGTTTGGGGTTGAAGCACTTCGAGACTCCGATCGGTCGGTTCCGGTTCTTACACAGTCTTCAGACCGATTTGCTCTGGTAGTGGATTCTGGTGTTCTCCATTCAAATACAACCGTTACTGTCGAGATTATCTTGCCGTCTGGAACACAGCAATCACTCCGATTTACCGTTCCGTCTTCACTTAATGGCGAAAAAAGAGTTTCATTAGACTAGACCCATGAACTAAGTAAGTTTTATTTCGAGCTAGAAAGATTGTCTCGATATACTCGTGCCACGACCGCCCTCGGATGTGAATCTCGATTATCTTTCGGAGCACGGTCCGACTCCGCGAGATGAACTTCCACGTTCGCCAACCCAGAGCGACAAAGAACGTGGTGTCTTCACCTTCCAAATCCGTGCTGGAACCGGCTCAGCAACTCCTCTCGGGGGGAAACCGACGCCGGTTTGTTATCTTGAGTGCCATACAAGGGATGCCGTTCTTCGTGCGTTCTTAGACTCGAATCCACAATTAGTCGAGGCAAAGTCATCTAGTGGTCTTGTCCAAGCTCTCGGCGGACAAGGTCTAAAATGGCAAGACATGGCCCGCGATGTTGTCCCTTCATATTACGA
This genomic window contains:
- a CDS encoding BGTF surface domain-containing protein, giving the protein MIVAASVSPPVIAGSTSETPNQASLSVPTGSFSETVVRGTRGEKINISAAADSQATLNLGSPENGFWVQMNFSGSTEVTLDTYQTNIDDIVSGGQIEQTARRQFGRPLAATTYDMNITINGREVARGKFIIEPYGESKFVDDIDTWIAPASNGMKDVERPSELSNAIPIDAGENATVPQGRWVAFRVNTSGFNDGFLRSGANASDLFSATFTEVNPDINKQPHTFDSSEVRTFESVQQEDALYLFVNTGRHGINAGSTYRVNVSAKGNSPFIEYPESITTNFTVIEPQVNVEYSSNPMVVNSTATLRGTTTLLPGETINVTAKYDGVPPILETKETEVRMNQTFAVTFDLSNVRRGDRVIFTLPDQKKSYKAVRAWDVRLNYTGDSINLQEDAKIAGEAKLEPGSQFEVQAKYKEGATRFTKTKQVVVTQTGEFAVNFDLSDASPKGNLSIRIPEYNKTVPAVLTETPPTITTISTVSTPTTTTTTQTTTKTTATTQTPTTTTKDVITQRAINESLTQRPKESGQSIPGFTAMSSLVGLLSVLLLMLRRA